In Hymenobacter gelipurpurascens, one DNA window encodes the following:
- a CDS encoding penicillin-binding protein has protein sequence MKGNVKKSIVTRIRLAFLGVCLFSCAIIWKVSHIQFTEGARWKALEQERRIVYQPVFATRGNIFASDGRSIMATSLPFYRVAWDPSVVNQAVFNEKADSLALLLSKFFGDRSKLEYLRRLKNAKNPKSHVRYIRLNSRQINFQEKKELAQWPIFREGKNKGGVIFEKVDKRFRPFGGLAQRTIGFVNEDKNGAGLEFTFNRHLAGKDGEALFERLPGGNKPIYDGTEVKPQPGYDIKTTLDINLQDVAENALYKALVDNDAQYGTVILMEVKTGELKAVANLGKSADGVYREDYNYAIADQGRTEPGSTFKLASLMAVLEENPDLTLEDSVNTGNTGAMRIGGAVKTDTHANGWITIKQVFEKSSNIGVAVLVDRQFSKNPDKYTDYLKRFGLDKPLGFQMAGEARPYVKDPHDRSWSRTSLTTMCIGYELKLAPLQTLAFYNAVANGGVKVQPMIVKEVKQADKVLERYEPVVLNPKICSDETLEKVKAMMEGVVSEGTARGIRSNDYGIAGKTGTAWKFKNGAYTRMYSTSFCGYFPAEDPKYSCIVVVDSPKRRGWSGAEVAAPVFREVADKAMARDAASLRPLLARAPSSKSRVPFVQVGMQEELAMVFGQLGVGHEGATSADDWVRTSSDSNSQKLSLRPMAVRPGRVPNVAGMTLRDALFLLENRGLRVRTLGTGRVKTQSVAAGSAVRRGTMVILQMEPIGGLPIVPVPALAPTGMATLAEGRRVQAEAISAYGEPTVVPKPVAPAAKPKTAATGKPAAAVKPKVKPRA, from the coding sequence ATGAAAGGAAACGTTAAAAAAAGTATCGTTACGCGCATTCGCCTGGCATTCCTAGGCGTCTGCCTGTTCTCCTGCGCTATCATTTGGAAGGTTTCCCACATCCAGTTCACGGAAGGAGCCCGCTGGAAAGCCCTGGAGCAGGAACGGCGCATCGTGTACCAGCCCGTTTTTGCTACCAGAGGCAATATTTTCGCTTCCGATGGGCGTAGCATCATGGCTACCTCGCTGCCCTTCTACCGGGTGGCCTGGGACCCCTCGGTGGTAAACCAGGCGGTGTTCAATGAAAAGGCTGACTCGCTTGCGTTGCTGCTCTCCAAGTTCTTCGGCGACCGGAGCAAGCTGGAATACCTGCGCCGCCTCAAAAACGCCAAAAATCCGAAGTCGCATGTGCGGTATATCCGCCTGAACTCGCGCCAAATCAACTTCCAGGAAAAGAAGGAGCTGGCCCAGTGGCCTATCTTCCGGGAAGGCAAGAACAAGGGTGGCGTCATCTTCGAGAAAGTGGATAAGCGCTTCCGGCCGTTTGGTGGCCTGGCGCAGCGCACCATCGGCTTTGTGAACGAAGACAAGAATGGAGCAGGCCTAGAGTTTACCTTCAACCGCCACCTCGCGGGTAAAGACGGTGAAGCCCTGTTTGAACGCCTGCCTGGCGGCAACAAGCCTATCTACGACGGTACCGAAGTAAAGCCCCAACCCGGCTACGACATAAAAACCACCCTGGATATCAATCTCCAGGATGTGGCCGAGAATGCGCTCTACAAAGCCCTCGTAGATAACGACGCGCAGTACGGTACTGTGATTCTGATGGAGGTAAAAACCGGCGAGCTTAAAGCCGTAGCCAACTTGGGCAAGTCGGCGGACGGTGTGTACCGTGAGGACTACAACTACGCCATTGCCGACCAGGGCCGCACCGAGCCAGGCTCCACCTTCAAGCTCGCCTCGCTGATGGCGGTGCTGGAGGAAAACCCCGATTTGACGCTGGAGGACTCCGTGAATACGGGCAACACCGGCGCTATGCGCATTGGGGGGGCCGTAAAAACCGATACGCACGCCAACGGCTGGATTACCATCAAGCAGGTGTTTGAAAAGTCCTCGAACATTGGCGTGGCCGTGCTCGTGGACCGGCAGTTCAGCAAGAACCCCGATAAGTACACCGATTACCTCAAGCGCTTCGGTCTGGACAAGCCGCTGGGCTTCCAGATGGCTGGCGAAGCTCGGCCATATGTGAAAGACCCGCATGACCGGAGCTGGAGCCGCACCTCGCTCACTACTATGTGCATCGGCTACGAGCTGAAGCTGGCGCCCTTGCAAACTTTGGCCTTCTATAATGCCGTGGCCAACGGCGGGGTGAAGGTGCAGCCCATGATTGTGAAGGAGGTAAAGCAGGCCGATAAGGTGCTGGAGCGGTATGAGCCCGTGGTGCTGAACCCCAAAATCTGCTCCGATGAAACGCTGGAGAAGGTAAAGGCCATGATGGAAGGCGTGGTGAGCGAAGGCACTGCCCGCGGCATCCGCAGCAACGACTACGGTATTGCCGGCAAAACCGGCACTGCCTGGAAGTTCAAGAATGGCGCCTACACGCGCATGTATTCCACCAGCTTCTGCGGCTATTTCCCTGCCGAGGACCCCAAGTACAGCTGCATTGTGGTAGTCGATTCGCCTAAGCGCCGTGGTTGGTCGGGCGCAGAAGTAGCTGCGCCGGTTTTCCGCGAGGTGGCCGATAAAGCCATGGCCCGCGATGCAGCCAGCCTACGGCCGCTATTGGCCCGCGCTCCTTCCTCGAAGTCGCGCGTGCCGTTTGTGCAGGTAGGGATGCAGGAGGAACTGGCTATGGTATTCGGCCAGCTGGGTGTAGGCCACGAAGGCGCCACGAGCGCCGACGATTGGGTGCGCACTTCTTCCGATTCCAACTCTCAGAAATTAAGCCTGCGCCCCATGGCCGTGCGCCCCGGTCGTGTACCGAACGTAGCTGGTATGACGCTGCGGGACGCGCTGTTCCTGCTCGAAAACCGTGGCCTACGGGTGCGTACGCTGGGTACCGGCCGGGTCAAAACTCAATCGGTGGCGGCTGGCAGTGCTGTAAGGCGTGGTACGATGGTAATACTGCAGATGGAACCCATTGGTGGGCTGCCTATTGTGCCGGTTCCGGCTCTGGCGCCCACAGGCATGGCTACGCTGGCAGAAGGCCGCCGCGTGCAGGCCGAAGCCATCAGTGCTTACGGAGAGCCGACGGTGGTACCTAAGCCCGTAGCACCGGCCGCTAAGCCCAAAACGGCTGCTACCGGGAAACCGGCGGCAGCCGTGAAACCCAAGGTTAAGCCGCGCGCCTAA
- a CDS encoding FtsL-like putative cell division protein: MATNTLKPVASQPRSNVPRQAVEAVVPEPVQPPEPAPKAAPRAPRPTAQPARPRSSWSVFTLLERLTRVDIFFQEGLPVRYLPHLLFIMFLTLVYIGNTHYATRMNRSIQKLKLETEDLRADYTTLSSDYMEASKQSEVARRVAPYGLVESSSPPFRISVPAGRLDEAKLDEVPLLTADSVAAMAARAKADSLRQAAALTLPADDSVAEAAPPMPIGLDVNGNPVPTAEPSSNRSATRRNERKR, encoded by the coding sequence GTGGCAACCAACACGCTCAAACCCGTCGCCAGCCAGCCGCGCTCCAATGTGCCCCGCCAAGCGGTGGAGGCAGTGGTGCCCGAGCCAGTGCAACCGCCGGAGCCCGCCCCAAAGGCCGCTCCGCGTGCGCCCAGGCCTACGGCGCAGCCTGCCCGGCCGCGCAGCTCCTGGAGCGTGTTTACGCTATTGGAACGCCTTACGCGGGTTGATATATTCTTTCAGGAAGGACTGCCGGTACGCTACCTGCCGCACCTGCTGTTTATTATGTTCCTGACGCTGGTGTACATCGGTAACACGCACTACGCTACGCGCATGAATCGCAGCATCCAGAAGCTGAAGCTGGAAACCGAAGACCTGCGCGCCGACTACACTACCCTGTCATCGGACTATATGGAGGCCAGCAAGCAGAGCGAAGTAGCCCGCCGCGTAGCGCCGTATGGCCTGGTAGAAAGCTCCTCGCCACCGTTCCGCATTTCGGTGCCGGCCGGCCGCCTCGATGAGGCCAAGCTGGACGAAGTGCCCCTCCTTACCGCCGACTCCGTAGCCGCTATGGCGGCCCGGGCCAAGGCCGATTCTCTGCGTCAGGCTGCTGCTCTCACTCTACCCGCCGATGATTCGGTGGCGGAGGCGGCGCCACCCATGCCCATCGGGCTCGATGTAAACGGCAATCCGGTGCCTACAGCTGAGCCATCTTCCAATCGTTCCGCAACCCGTCGCAATGAAAGGAAACGTTAA
- the rsmH gene encoding 16S rRNA (cytosine(1402)-N(4))-methyltransferase RsmH produces the protein MSLNEYENDTAYHRPVMLRECLEALDLQPGGCYVDVTFGGGGHSARILEHLTTGHLYSFDQDADAEREASTLARPQFTFIRSNFRDLFAELKRHGALPVDGLLADLGVSSHQFDTPERGFSTRFEGPLDMRMNAEDGPTAADIIAEYSQDELHRIFGMYGEVTNARTLAATVVAARRGQSITTIGALKKAIASCMPRGKENKYLAQVFQALRIEANDEMAALQEMLLQTAQVLRPGGRLVVMSYHSLEDRLVKNFMAKGKFFGEAEKNLFGHTNTPFEVLTRKPVEASPEEVALNPRSRSAKLRIAVKKE, from the coding sequence ATGAGCTTGAACGAATACGAGAACGATACCGCTTACCACCGCCCCGTGATGCTGCGCGAGTGCCTCGAGGCCCTCGATCTGCAGCCCGGCGGCTGCTACGTAGACGTGACGTTTGGCGGCGGTGGCCACTCGGCCCGCATTCTGGAGCACCTGACCACCGGCCACCTCTACAGCTTCGATCAGGACGCCGACGCGGAGCGCGAGGCCTCCACCCTGGCCCGCCCGCAGTTCACCTTTATCCGCAGCAACTTCCGTGACTTGTTCGCGGAACTCAAGCGCCACGGCGCACTGCCCGTAGATGGCCTGCTGGCCGACTTAGGCGTATCGTCGCACCAATTTGATACGCCGGAGCGCGGCTTCAGCACCCGTTTCGAGGGGCCGCTGGATATGCGCATGAATGCCGAGGACGGGCCTACTGCCGCCGATATCATTGCAGAGTACTCGCAGGATGAGCTGCACCGCATTTTCGGAATGTATGGCGAGGTGACCAACGCCCGCACGCTGGCTGCTACTGTAGTAGCCGCTCGCCGTGGACAGAGCATTACCACTATCGGGGCCCTAAAAAAAGCCATTGCCAGCTGCATGCCGCGCGGCAAGGAGAACAAGTATCTGGCCCAGGTTTTCCAAGCCCTTCGTATCGAAGCCAACGATGAAATGGCCGCTCTGCAGGAAATGCTGCTGCAAACGGCACAGGTATTGCGCCCCGGCGGCCGCTTGGTAGTGATGAGCTACCACTCGCTGGAGGACCGGCTTGTGAAGAATTTCATGGCCAAGGGCAAGTTCTTCGGCGAGGCCGAGAAAAATCTGTTTGGCCATACCAACACGCCTTTCGAGGTACTCACGCGCAAGCCCGTGGAAGCATCACCGGAAGAAGTGGCCTTAAACCCTCGCTCCCGAAGCGCCAAGCTGCGCATAGCCGTGAAAAAGGAATAA
- the mraZ gene encoding division/cell wall cluster transcriptional repressor MraZ, with product MNLLSGEYECKLDPKGRLVLPAKVKANLPEASGSQLVLVRGFEPCLVLYPRAAWRVIHEKVMALDEFNEEYRQFQRNFFRGMTEVELDNIGRFMLPRTMLRYSGIEKEAIIVGLGNRCEIWEPERYEEYLIKDQQSFSKLAQKFLTTEPGPVGPLAA from the coding sequence ATGAATCTTCTCTCCGGCGAATATGAGTGCAAGCTCGACCCGAAAGGGCGGCTGGTGCTGCCCGCCAAGGTGAAGGCGAACCTGCCGGAAGCATCCGGAAGCCAACTCGTGCTGGTGCGTGGTTTCGAGCCCTGCCTCGTGCTGTACCCCCGGGCCGCCTGGCGCGTAATTCATGAGAAGGTGATGGCGCTGGATGAGTTCAACGAAGAATACCGGCAGTTTCAGCGCAACTTCTTCCGGGGCATGACGGAGGTAGAGCTGGATAATATCGGGCGCTTTATGCTACCGCGCACCATGCTGCGTTATTCGGGCATCGAAAAGGAAGCCATTATCGTGGGCCTAGGCAACCGGTGTGAAATTTGGGAGCCCGAGCGCTACGAAGAATACCTTATCAAAGACCAGCAAAGCTTTTCTAAGCTGGCGCAGAAATTTCTCACCACCGAACCTGGCCCCGTCGGCCCCCTGGCCGCATGA
- a CDS encoding TonB-dependent receptor has product MLPFSGFRQLAAASFLLYAATASAQTTDPSVAPVRGQVLDAASNSPIPGAVVRWLGTTTEAVTTDEQGSFSLVRPAKPATKLIVSFLGYQADTVQVSGGYLRLPLRRGSELGEVKVEERAPSYSGLTPTNTQVITSRDLTKSACCNLAESFETNASVEVSTTDAVSGAKQIQLLGLDGAYSLLTIDNLPALRGLATPYRLGYLAGPWIESIDIIKGMGSVVNGYESISGQVNIRLKEPDTAERLLFNAYGNDLGKFDLNLNLATPISKKVSTALLLHTDHLGRRADRNKDGFLDLPLATQYNVFNKWKYKSGTGLVTEIGLGALRETRQGGQVAYREDSPGGYYGTTQTTDRYNGYAKTSYTWPSRPYQSLGLLLTGTSHDFNSRYGLRTYDGTQKTGLATLLFQSVIGTTAHTYRTGLSFLHDDYREVYKTGFSYPTETSEQRYAREHRNRLERVPGAFAEYTYQNARNLTVVTGLRLDRHNLYGWFLTPRLNVKYDATKNTVLRLAAGRGYRTANPIAENSGMLVSSREFVIAPNLQPEKAWNMGGSFTQYFNAFGHPATFITDYYHTEFQNQVVADPYSLADRLTITNLEPGGRSFSRSFQTEVQVEPVKGLQAKAAYKYLDVRTTYNGELLPKMLTPKHRLFLNVAYATAFDKWRADFTVQGFGKRPMAYGPGTDHLQQHSSTDNTLPEAPRYALLNTQLTRAFKRWDVYAGVENLTNYRQPNPIAGASAPFGPDFDAAMVWGPTYGRLTYLGLRFKLE; this is encoded by the coding sequence ATGCTTCCCTTCTCTGGGTTCCGACAACTGGCGGCTGCGAGCTTTCTGCTCTATGCGGCCACGGCTTCGGCCCAAACCACCGACCCATCTGTGGCGCCTGTGCGCGGACAGGTGCTTGATGCCGCTTCCAATTCGCCCATTCCCGGAGCCGTAGTGCGCTGGCTGGGTACTACCACTGAGGCCGTTACCACCGACGAGCAGGGCTCATTTTCGCTGGTACGCCCCGCCAAGCCCGCTACCAAACTCATTGTAAGCTTTCTGGGGTACCAGGCCGATACCGTGCAGGTAAGTGGTGGCTATTTACGCCTGCCGCTGCGGCGCGGTTCTGAGCTTGGCGAGGTGAAAGTAGAGGAGCGCGCCCCCTCCTACTCAGGCCTCACGCCTACCAACACCCAGGTCATTACCAGCCGCGACCTGACCAAATCGGCGTGCTGCAACCTGGCCGAGAGCTTCGAGACGAATGCATCCGTAGAAGTTTCGACTACGGATGCCGTGTCAGGGGCCAAGCAGATTCAGCTGCTCGGCCTCGATGGGGCTTATTCTCTGCTCACGATTGATAACCTACCGGCCCTGCGCGGCCTGGCTACGCCCTACCGCCTGGGCTACCTGGCGGGCCCCTGGATCGAGAGCATCGATATTATCAAGGGCATGGGCTCGGTGGTGAACGGTTACGAAAGCATTTCGGGGCAGGTGAATATCCGCCTGAAGGAGCCCGACACGGCTGAGCGTCTGCTGTTCAATGCCTACGGCAACGACCTCGGCAAATTTGACCTCAACCTGAATCTGGCTACGCCGATCAGCAAGAAGGTCAGCACCGCCTTGCTGCTGCACACCGACCACCTGGGCCGCCGCGCAGACCGTAACAAAGACGGTTTCCTGGACTTACCGCTGGCCACGCAGTATAATGTCTTCAACAAGTGGAAGTATAAGTCGGGGACTGGCCTAGTGACGGAAATAGGCTTGGGCGCCTTGCGCGAAACCCGCCAAGGCGGGCAAGTGGCCTACCGCGAGGATAGCCCCGGCGGCTACTACGGCACTACCCAAACCACCGACCGCTACAACGGCTACGCCAAAACCAGCTACACCTGGCCCAGCCGCCCCTATCAGAGCCTAGGCCTGTTGCTGACGGGTACCAGCCACGATTTCAACTCGCGCTATGGCCTCCGCACCTACGATGGCACCCAGAAGACTGGCCTAGCGACGCTGCTGTTCCAGAGCGTCATCGGGACTACGGCCCATACTTACCGCACTGGCCTCAGCTTCCTGCACGATGACTACCGGGAGGTGTACAAAACCGGTTTCAGCTACCCTACCGAAACGTCGGAGCAGCGCTACGCCCGGGAGCACCGCAACCGTCTGGAGCGGGTGCCAGGCGCTTTCGCGGAGTACACGTACCAGAATGCGCGTAACCTGACTGTGGTGACTGGCCTACGCCTCGACCGACACAACTTATATGGCTGGTTCCTGACCCCACGCCTCAACGTGAAGTACGATGCCACCAAGAACACGGTGCTGCGCTTGGCCGCCGGACGTGGCTACCGGACGGCCAACCCCATTGCCGAGAACAGCGGCATGCTGGTTAGCTCCCGCGAGTTTGTGATTGCGCCTAATCTACAGCCCGAAAAGGCATGGAACATGGGCGGCAGCTTCACGCAGTACTTTAATGCGTTCGGGCATCCAGCCACGTTCATCACCGACTACTACCACACCGAATTCCAGAACCAGGTAGTGGCCGATCCTTATAGCCTGGCAGACCGCCTAACCATCACCAATCTGGAGCCTGGTGGCCGCTCTTTCTCGCGCAGCTTCCAGACGGAAGTACAAGTAGAGCCCGTGAAAGGACTGCAGGCCAAAGCGGCCTATAAGTATCTGGATGTCCGGACCACGTATAATGGCGAGTTGCTACCGAAGATGCTCACGCCCAAGCATCGGCTGTTCCTGAATGTGGCCTACGCTACGGCATTCGACAAATGGCGGGCCGATTTCACGGTGCAGGGCTTCGGCAAGCGCCCCATGGCCTACGGCCCCGGAACCGATCATCTGCAGCAGCACAGCTCCACCGATAACACGCTGCCCGAGGCGCCCCGCTATGCCCTGCTCAATACGCAGCTAACCAGAGCCTTCAAGCGCTGGGATGTGTACGCCGGGGTCGAGAACCTGACCAACTACCGCCAACCCAACCCCATTGCAGGAGCATCTGCCCCCTTCGGGCCCGATTTTGACGCCGCTATGGTCTGGGGTCCTACCTACGGTCGTCTCACATATCTCGGGCTGCGCTTCAAGCTGGAATAG
- a CDS encoding heavy-metal-associated domain-containing protein, translated as MKLLSSFVAALLLLVSSQTAFAQQTKAKGAGMEQVQFKTSAVCDMCKARLEKSLAYEKGVQAAHLDVPSKVLTVTYRPEKTTPDALRTAVQRTGYDADNVTADARAYDRLPECCKKTNNVHSDGGH; from the coding sequence ATGAAACTCCTTTCATCTTTCGTCGCAGCTCTGCTGCTATTGGTTTCTTCCCAAACCGCCTTCGCGCAGCAGACCAAAGCCAAGGGCGCTGGTATGGAGCAGGTGCAGTTCAAAACTTCTGCCGTCTGCGACATGTGCAAAGCTCGTCTGGAAAAAAGCCTGGCCTACGAGAAGGGTGTACAGGCGGCCCATCTGGATGTTCCCAGCAAGGTCCTGACGGTTACGTACCGGCCCGAGAAAACCACGCCGGATGCCCTTCGCACCGCGGTGCAGCGCACTGGCTACGATGCTGATAACGTAACGGCTGATGCCCGCGCCTATGACCGCCTGCCCGAATGCTGCAAAAAAACCAACAACGTGCATTCTGATGGTGGCCACTAA
- a CDS encoding LytR/AlgR family response regulator transcription factor — protein sequence MKITCLLLDDDPLVLDLLQAYVAMTDILDVKAVFTDPLDAHSYLVNNQVQVLFSDVTMPHLTGIDLVRSLQQPPLVVLMTAYPQYAMEGFNLDVIDFLLKPISLDRFLKAVNKVTSILRVSTPNQELKPDVTAGLGSFFIRTDAQFVRLHYREVLYIEALKDFTKINTSDGRTHLTLVNLKNLEEQLPPGLFVRTHRSYLVNAAQIESVSNLEVKVGGHALPLGQTYRERVTERIVNRSLIRRQH from the coding sequence ATGAAGATTACGTGTCTGCTCCTTGACGACGACCCGCTTGTGCTGGATTTGCTCCAGGCTTATGTGGCCATGACAGACATATTGGATGTGAAAGCTGTTTTCACCGATCCACTGGATGCGCATAGCTATCTGGTCAATAACCAGGTGCAGGTGCTGTTCTCCGACGTGACCATGCCCCACCTGACCGGGATTGACTTGGTGCGCTCCCTGCAGCAGCCACCGCTGGTGGTACTCATGACAGCCTATCCGCAGTATGCGATGGAAGGCTTCAATCTCGATGTTATTGATTTTCTGCTGAAACCGATTTCGCTTGATCGGTTTTTGAAAGCGGTGAATAAGGTAACGAGCATTTTGCGCGTCAGCACGCCTAATCAGGAGCTGAAACCCGATGTCACGGCTGGCCTAGGCTCGTTTTTCATCCGTACCGATGCGCAGTTCGTGCGGTTGCATTACCGGGAAGTACTCTACATTGAAGCCCTGAAGGACTTTACCAAAATCAATACATCCGACGGCCGCACGCACCTTACCCTTGTGAATCTCAAGAACCTGGAAGAGCAGTTGCCGCCCGGCCTGTTTGTGCGTACGCACCGTTCTTATCTGGTAAATGCAGCCCAGATAGAATCAGTAAGCAACTTGGAAGTGAAGGTGGGAGGCCATGCTCTGCCCCTGGGCCAAACGTACCGGGAACGGGTAACGGAGCGCATTGTGAATCGCTCCCTTATCCGGCGGCAGCACTAG
- a CDS encoding ATP-binding protein, with product MQYLIRAYRRWEYKVALWVMVAALFSLHQAEAHSPAPTFRQSVQETKLLHKAKQQVLQARQQHDTLPWRRAHIAAGKACQDLWRHESAVYHFRRAVQLSGKNAQAQASALQLLGSALHSQGDTGKSRQVYQRALLAYGQLQSLAGKGEIYEKLGELYGSANKWPQAQISHEQALQVWKQLHDSARMATALNDIGMAHQRQQHRSLALYYLQQALAQAQRLHDSTRTGETLRSTGQVYQELGNYEVAASLFTKALQSLPASAPAATRANTLWVLATMQDSVGQSVAAKSYLKQALKAARESGSKVLLRAIYFSLSDLEQRHGQPAAALQALRQYTALQDSAYAEQRAAQIADLQLRYETEKKEREIELLTKDQQLQQANLRRQKLLRNLLGAGALLLLLTVGALYRGRKQQVRINRLLQRQNAAISRQKEALDRLNQTKDTLFSVISHDLRSPLSSLYSLLSLLSLGTLPPARLAAHTERLSRTLDSTLRLLDNLLNWSSAQMQGESGAKPERIRLDILIEEALNLLAGDAERKQLHVVSDVQELLVARADLNMTRLVLRNLLGNALKFTPAGGTITISARRLNSMWEISVHDTGVGIAPAVHDKVLGQRGTHTTLGTAQEKGTGLGLRLCKDFVERNGGLLSFESAVGQGSTFRFTLPVSEGALPMMPFQVVRSQEDEAPAPGETTAEASAAAG from the coding sequence ATGCAATATCTCATTCGGGCTTATCGACGATGGGAGTATAAGGTGGCGCTATGGGTAATGGTGGCAGCCCTGTTCAGCTTGCACCAGGCGGAGGCGCATTCGCCGGCGCCAACTTTCCGGCAATCAGTGCAGGAAACAAAGCTCTTGCACAAAGCCAAGCAGCAAGTATTGCAGGCACGCCAGCAGCACGATACCTTGCCCTGGCGGCGGGCACATATAGCCGCTGGTAAAGCCTGCCAGGACCTATGGCGGCACGAGTCGGCGGTGTATCATTTCCGAAGGGCAGTGCAGCTTTCGGGCAAGAATGCTCAGGCCCAGGCCAGTGCCCTGCAGCTGTTGGGCTCGGCGCTGCACAGCCAAGGCGACACCGGAAAGTCGCGCCAGGTATACCAACGGGCGCTACTGGCCTACGGGCAGCTCCAAAGCTTGGCCGGGAAGGGAGAAATCTATGAAAAGCTGGGCGAGCTTTACGGCAGTGCCAACAAATGGCCGCAGGCGCAGATCAGCCACGAGCAGGCCCTGCAGGTATGGAAGCAGCTTCATGATTCGGCCCGCATGGCAACAGCCCTCAACGATATCGGCATGGCGCACCAGCGGCAGCAACATAGGAGTCTGGCGCTGTATTATCTGCAACAAGCCCTGGCGCAGGCCCAGCGCCTGCACGACAGCACCCGCACCGGCGAAACCCTGCGCAGTACGGGACAGGTGTACCAGGAGCTGGGCAACTACGAAGTGGCTGCCAGCCTGTTCACAAAGGCCTTACAAAGCCTGCCAGCTAGTGCTCCTGCCGCAACCCGAGCCAATACACTGTGGGTGCTGGCCACTATGCAGGACTCCGTAGGCCAGTCTGTAGCCGCTAAATCCTATTTAAAACAGGCCTTGAAAGCCGCCCGCGAATCGGGCTCCAAGGTGCTGCTTCGCGCTATCTATTTCTCGCTGTCTGATCTGGAACAGCGCCACGGGCAACCTGCTGCTGCTCTGCAGGCTCTCCGGCAGTACACGGCTTTGCAGGATAGTGCCTATGCAGAACAGCGCGCTGCTCAAATTGCGGATTTGCAGTTGCGCTACGAAACCGAAAAAAAGGAGCGTGAGATTGAGCTACTCACCAAAGACCAGCAACTGCAGCAGGCCAACCTGCGCCGGCAGAAGCTCCTTCGCAATCTGTTGGGAGCCGGAGCGCTACTATTGCTTCTAACGGTAGGAGCATTGTACCGGGGCCGCAAGCAGCAAGTCCGCATCAATCGGCTGCTCCAGCGCCAGAATGCCGCTATCAGCCGGCAGAAAGAGGCCCTGGACCGGCTCAATCAAACCAAGGATACCTTGTTTTCGGTTATCTCGCACGATTTGCGGAGCCCGCTTAGCTCCCTATACTCGTTGCTGTCATTGTTGAGCCTCGGGACTCTGCCGCCGGCCCGGCTGGCAGCCCACACAGAACGCCTTTCGCGCACACTGGATAGCACCCTGCGCCTGCTGGATAACCTCTTAAACTGGTCATCGGCGCAGATGCAGGGCGAAAGTGGAGCCAAGCCCGAGCGAATTCGCCTGGATATATTGATTGAGGAAGCCCTAAACCTGCTGGCCGGCGATGCGGAGCGTAAGCAACTGCACGTGGTAAGTGACGTGCAAGAGCTGCTGGTAGCCCGCGCCGACCTAAACATGACGAGGCTGGTGCTGCGCAACTTGCTGGGCAATGCGCTTAAGTTTACGCCTGCTGGGGGCACCATTACCATTTCGGCGCGACGCCTGAATAGTATGTGGGAAATATCTGTGCACGATACTGGGGTGGGCATTGCGCCTGCTGTGCACGATAAGGTTCTAGGCCAGCGCGGAACCCACACTACACTAGGCACTGCCCAGGAAAAAGGTACTGGCCTAGGCCTACGCCTGTGCAAGGATTTTGTGGAACGCAATGGTGGACTGCTTTCTTTCGAAAGCGCCGTAGGCCAGGGTTCCACTTTCCGCTTTACCCTGCCGGTATCCGAAGGCGCCTTGCCTATGATGCCGTTTCAGGTAGTCAGGAGCCAGGAGGATGAAGCACCAGCGCCCGGAGAAACTACTGCGGAAGCTAGTGCTGCCGCCGGATAA
- a CDS encoding fatty acid desaturase — protein sequence MSLAQLPSVSTFAPPAKVRPTPLGNKGVLAALLIIGAWAGLLSFLLAFYEPDWRTPWPYLLALLQTHLYTGLFITAHDAMHGVVSPNKRLNDGLGHLTALLFAFNWFPRMLPKHHAHHRHVATEDDPDFHDGEHAGFLLWFARFAWNYVTWWQIVLMALTYNALKLVFSMENIIAFWMVPAVLATLQLFYFGTYLPHRGEHAPDNLHKSGSQFRHHAWAFLSCYFFGYHYEHHDQPYLPWWRLWQAKK from the coding sequence ATGTCTCTTGCCCAACTGCCAAGTGTCAGCACTTTCGCACCGCCTGCCAAGGTGAGGCCTACGCCGCTGGGCAATAAGGGGGTGCTGGCAGCATTGCTCATAATCGGGGCCTGGGCCGGATTATTGAGCTTTTTATTGGCTTTTTACGAGCCCGATTGGCGTACGCCGTGGCCGTATTTGCTGGCGTTGCTCCAGACGCATCTGTACACCGGCCTCTTCATCACGGCGCACGATGCTATGCACGGCGTCGTCAGCCCCAACAAGCGCCTGAATGATGGCCTAGGCCACCTCACGGCGCTGTTGTTTGCCTTCAACTGGTTTCCGAGGATGCTGCCCAAGCACCACGCTCATCACCGGCACGTAGCCACAGAAGACGACCCCGATTTTCATGACGGTGAGCACGCCGGGTTCCTGCTCTGGTTTGCGCGCTTTGCCTGGAACTACGTTACGTGGTGGCAGATTGTGCTGATGGCCCTCACCTACAACGCGCTGAAACTGGTGTTTTCGATGGAAAATATCATTGCGTTCTGGATGGTGCCCGCCGTGCTGGCTACGCTGCAGCTTTTCTATTTCGGCACGTATCTGCCCCACCGGGGTGAGCATGCTCCCGACAACCTGCATAAGTCGGGCAGCCAGTTTCGGCACCATGCCTGGGCGTTCCTCAGCTGTTATTTTTTCGGCTACCACTACGAGCATCACGACCAGCCTTATTTACCGTGGTGGCGTCTCTGGCAGGCCAAAAAATAG